ACCGGAGGCGCTGCTCCAAGGCATCGTAGAGCTTCAGAAAAAAATTCGCTCGGAAGATCCAAAGGTCCGTTGGACGGAGGGTCCACGTGGTCGCCGGCCAGCCGGTTCACGCACCTAAGCCCTCACCAGAGGAGATAGTGGCCCACTTACGCCGTGGGCTGGGGGACGCGTTGGAGTACGCGTTCATTGATAACGATAGGGTAGTTTGCCGGGTGCACAAAGATGCTTGGTTGGATGCAGTTCGCTTCGTTCGAGAAGACCCTGCGTTGGGATGCACTTTCTTTTCATGGCTGTCAGCGATCGACTGGACTCAAGTAGAACTTGCTGACGCGGAGGCCGAGCCGGCAACAGAAAGTAGTGTCGAAGATGATAGCTCCGATTCTTCCGGAATGAGTAATCCTCAAGGAGTAGACAACAGCGCATCCGAAGGCGCGGTTGGGTCCGAGAATTCGACGTCTCCCTCTACAGTGGCCCCCTCACGAGAAGACACGTCAGATTCGGCAACCAAGTCAGGCGGCGAGTCAAGCCACGAGAAAGGGCTAGTCGCTCCGCAACCCGACAGTCGAGGAATTGTTTCGTACTACCAACCTGCAGGCGAGTTGTTCGAGGTGTGTTGCCACTTATCTGCTCCCCAACGCGGATTCGGCATAACTCTCAAAACTGCCGTAGACAAAGAAAACCCTACGATTCCCTCTCTCGTGCCAGCGATAAAGGGTGCTGACTGGCATGAGCGAGAGTGTCACGAGATGTTCGGGATTGTCTTCGAGGGACATCCGAACCTAGCAAAGCTGTATTTGCCCGAGGAGTTCGAAGGCCATCCTCTTCGCAAGTCATATTTGTTGGGTGCACGGGTTGTAAAACCGTGGCCTGGTCTCGTCGATGTCGAAGAAATTCCACCCGAATTGGAACCCCAGCTTGATGCTGTCGCCAGAGGGAAAAACGAAGAGTGAGTACCGAGAGCCTCACTGGAGACTTGGCGCAACAAGCTCGGGTCGCGGCCCACGTAGCCGACACCAAGGTGAGCATCGACATCCGAGCAGGCGAAATGACTTTGAACATCGGTCCGCAGCATCCCGCTACGCATGGTGTTCTGCGCCTCGTCGTCACCTTGGATGGCGAGAAAGTTGAGTCATGCGAGCCTGTCTTGGGCTACATGCATCGCGGATACGAAAAACTTGCAGAAGTACGTACGTATCCACAGATCACAACGCTGGTAAACCGCATCGACTGGGTCTCTGGCTTCGCCAACGAAATCCCGTTGGTACTCGCCGCCGAGACGCTTCTCGGAATCGATGCTCCTCCTAGGGCCCAGTACATCCGAACGCTGCTAGCGGAAATGCAACGTATCGCAAGCCACCTTGTATTCTTCGGGGCCTATCCGCTGGAGGTCGGGGCCATCACTCCGATGTTTCACAGCTTCAGAGAGCGAGAGCGGGTCTTGGACCTGATCGAGTCCGTTACCGGTGGGAGATTTCACCCCAACTACAACCGAGTCGGTGGACTGAAAGAAGACCTACCTGCCGGCTTCAAGAAGGCAACCGCCGAAGCTATGGAGTCAGTTCGAAAAGTGGCATCGGATCTGGAAGACCTTCTACTGGGCAACGATATTTTTGCTGAGCGGACCAAAGGGGTTGGGGTCCTACCCGCCACTCTTGCCTGCGAACTCGGTGTATCGGGGCCCAACCTTCGAGCATCTGGGATAGCCGAGGATATTCGGCGCAGCGAGCCTTACTTGGTCTATGACGAGCTTGAATTCAATGTCATTACTCAAAACGAGGGGGACGCCTACGCTCGCACGGTCGTAAGGCTGAAAGAGCTCGTTGAAAGTACCTACATCGTGGACCAGTGCCTCGACTCGATGCCATCTGGCCCGATCATGGCGAAAGTGCCTAGGGTCATAAAAATTCCGGAGGGCGAAGTCTACGTTCGAGCAGAGAACCCTCGCGGCGAGATGGGGTACTACTTAGTATCCAGAGGCGGAACCCGGCCCTATCGACTAAAAATCAGATCGGCTTCTTTTTCCAATATTTCGTGTCTTCCGTACTTGCTCAAAGGCGTCTACGTAGCCGACATAATTGCCATCCTCGGAAGCTTGGACTTTGTACTAGGCGATGTAGATCGCTAGGGGATACTTGATGAGCTTGCAGTTTCTCATAGAGATTGTCGTAAAACTGCTGGCCATTATGGTCATAGTGCCAGGAGCTGGGCTCGTGCTGGGCTACACCGAGCTTAAAGTAATGGCTCACATGCAGTCTCGCTTGGGTCCCATGGAAGCCGGGCGGTTTCACGGGTGGGCACAGCTAATCGCTGACGGGCTCAAGTTTTTACAGAAAGAGGATGTCGTACCTGAAGCAGCAGATAAGCGTGTCTTCAAAATTGCACCAGCCGTGGTCTTGGTGAGTACCTTTCTTCTTTTGGTAGTCATCCCGTTCGGCCCAGATCGACGACTCTGGATAGAAAACTTGAGTATCGGCTTGTTTTATGCGCTGGCAGTTGGTGCGCTGGGCGTGCTTGGCGTGTTGATGGCAGGGTGGGCATCTAACAACAAGTACTCACTAATTGGAGCGCTAAGAGCGGCGGCCCAGCTTATCGCCTATGAACTTCCCCTCGTCCTTTCGGCCGTCGCCGTTGCAATTCAGGCCCAAAGCTTGTCTTTGGTGGACATCGTCAATGCGCAAGCTGCGTTCAAAATTGCTGGCCTTCCGGTACCCTACGTAGTCCCCCAGTTCTTGGGGTTCGTCATTTTCGTGACGGCATCGGTGGCCGAGCTCAGCCGCACCCCCTTTGACATGCCTATAGCCGAGAGCGAGTTGGTCACGGGGCCCTATACCGAGTACACAGGGTTTCGGTTTCTCTTCTTCTTTCTAGCCGAGTACGCAGGAATGTTCGCGCTCTCCGCAATTGCAGCCACAATCTACCTCGGTGGATACTGGGTTCCCGGCGTCCCCCCGCAAATGGCGACTTTTATAGGTCCCATTGCACTGTTCGTCAAGACGGGAATCGTTGCATTCATCATGATGTGGATTAGATCGACCTTTCCGCGCCTGAGAGAGGATCAGCTCCAGCAGCTAGCCTGGAAATACTTAATCCCGCTCTCTCTTTTGAACATTTTTTTGGTCGGTACCGGCGTTGCTTTAGTAGCGGCACGCTGAGCCAGCCTGAGAAGTCTGGAGAGACACCAACATGTCTGCACCAATCGTAGGACTTGCTAAAGGAATGGCCGTGACGCTGAGAACCATGTTGTCGCGCTCCGTCACGGTTCAGTATCCGCACGAAAAAGAGGCGCCCCACCCCCGGGCTCGGGGCGTTATAGCTCTCAAGGAAGAAAACTGCACTGTATGCATGCTATGTGCAAGATCATGTCCTGACTGGTGCATATACATAGAAGGACACAAAGTAAAAGCTCCCCCGAGGAGGCCAGGGGGTCGACCTCGTACCATCAACTTACTCGATCGTTTCGATATCGATTATGCCCTCTGCATGTACTGTGGAATATGCGTGGAGGTGTGTCCCTTCGATGCCCTGTTTTGGAGCCCGGAGTATGAGTACGCGGAAACTTCGATAGCTAACCTGCTGCATGACAAAGAGAAGCTTGGACAGTGGATGGAGACTGTCCCTGAGCCACCGGCGTTGGAGGAAGGGGCGTCCCAACGATGAATGGTACCAACCCCTTCCTCGTTACTACTTTTATCGCCGTCGCTGCGGTGATGTTGTGGAGCGCTATTGGCGTAGTAACTGTACGAAACGTAGTACACGCCGCCTTGTACCTTGTACTGACCCTTGGATCTACTGCTGTCTTATACGTCATTCTCGCGGCCGAATTTATTGCATGGGTCCAAGTCCTCGTATACGTGGGTGCCATAGTAGTCTTGTTCTTGTTTGGAATTATGTTGACCCATGCGCCCATCGGAAAATCTCAGTTCCTTACAAATAACAAGATGGTCCTATATGGCATACTCGCAGCTGCCATATTTGGAGGCGTGATGTTATATACCATCGGAGCAGCCTTTGGAAGGTCCCAGTTGTTTACTCCGGTGCAGCAGGGAGCCGGAATCGCACAAGTCGGATCTGACCTTATGACGACCTGGGTCGTTCCTTTCGAAGCTGTTTCGATGGTTTTGCTTGCCGCTTTAATTGGTGCCCTCGCAGTAGCCAGAAAGGACTGAGAAGCCGTGAAGGTTTTTGCGCTTCTCGCTGTTTCCACAGCTCTATTTTCGATAGGAATCTATGGTGTATTGGTTCGCAGGAACGCTGTTTTGGTATTAATGAGTATTGAGCTCATGCTCAACGCAGTAGCCATCAATTTCATTACTTTTGGATCACAACTCACTGGCTCGGGCGCTGTCACTGCCCAAACCTTTGTGCTTTTCATAATAGCCATCGCAGCAGCTGAGGTTGGTATTGGAATTGCACTGGTCATAGCTTTGTACAGAGCCAAGGCAAACATAAACATTGATGAAGCGGATGCTCTCAAGTGGTAGGAAAAGTAATGCCTGAAGGGATGTCATATAGATGATTATCGCCGCTGAGGCAGCGACACAACTTGCAGATGTCGGGCTCTTCAAGCTCGCCTGGATCATAGTTGTTGTCCCATTTATTTCTTGGCTTCTCACCCTTTTTTTTGGGAAGCGATCGCCCATGGACGGTGCAATTTACGGGATCATAGCGGTAGGGTTTGATCTTCTACTGTCAGTAGTCATCTTCGTGCAAAATGCTTTGGGTACGCCTCCTTACAATCAACGAATCAATGCAATGCAGCTAGGACGGTTTGAAATAGAGTTTGGCCTTCACATAGATGGACTCGCGTCGATGATGCTCTTGGTGGTGACTCTTATTTCATTCCTTGTACATGTTTACTCCCTCGGATACATGAAAGGAGAGCCCCGGTACACCTTCTACTTTGCAACACTCTCCTTATTCACAGGCTCAATGCTCATTCTTGTGACCGCAGACAATCTTTTGCAGCTACTAGTTGGCTGGGAGCTTGTGGGTCTGTGCTCTTACCTTTTGATCGGCCATTATTGGGAGAAAAAGGAGAACTCAAACGCTGCTATCAAGGCATTTATAACGACCCGCGTGGGCGACGTGGGGATGATCTTCGGAATTGTGGTGCTCTTTTCGGCCTTGGGATCCTTCGACATCGCGAAGCTAAACGAGGCTGCATCATCCGGTGCCATTGCAAGAGGCGCTTTGACTGTTGGAGCTGCGCTTCTGTTCTGTGGAGCGGTCGGTAAATCTGCCCAGTTCCCTCTCCATGTGTGGTTGCCGGACGCAATGGCAGGCCCGACTCCAGTCTCAGCGCTTATTCACGCAGCCACTATGGTCGTAGCGGGAGTGTATTTAGTAGCTCGAACCTTTGGTGTCTTTGAGCGCGCCTTCCACATAGGAGAGGCAGGCCCTCTGAACATCGTCGCCATCATTGGGACAATCACCATGCTCATGGCAGCTTTGTTGGCCCTCGTTCAAGATGACATAAAGCGAGTCCTCGCCTACTCCACAGTGAGCCAGCTCGGCTACATGATCGCGGCGCTAGGGGTAGGAGCCTGGACTGGCGCGGTGTTTCACCTTTTCACTCATGCAATGTTCAAGGCGCTTCTTTTCCTCGGAGCTGGATCGGTAATACACGCTGTGCACTCGAACAATATGTCTGATATGGGTGGATTGCGAAAGTATATGCCTCAGACGTTCTACACGTTTCTCATCGGGTCTGCTGCCCTAGCCGGTGTGCCTGGTCTGGCCGGATTTTTCTCAAAGGACGAAATTCTACATGGCGCCTTGAAAAACCAGTATTACCTGGTTTTTGGAGTCGGACTGCTAACAGCAGGCTTGACTGCCCTTTATATGACTCGCTGCGTCTACCTTACGTTTTTTAGCGAGTACAGAGGACACGGACACCCCCACGAGTCTCCCCGTGTAATGACACTCCCCCTTATCACCCTAGCGGTCCTATCCATCTCAGTAGGTTATCTCAACTTCTGGGGTGTAAAAGGGTTCGGGACCTGGATTACCTTTGAAGGACATGGAGAAGTAGCAGCATTCGACCCGGTTGCTCTCTCGATGTCTGTGGCCGCCGCAGCAGGAGGTATTCTAATTGGCTTACTTATTTATCACTGGAAACTTGGCCCACGCGGAGCCGTAGAACGAAGCACCATTTTAAGAGGACTACACAGATTTTTACTGAATCGCTACTACATTGACGAGTTGTACATAAAAGTTATTGTTCGACCTATACAGTACTCGCTCTCCAGAGCGGCTTACTGGATTAACCAAAACGTTATAGATGCCGTCGTCAATTCAGCGGGCATTCTCACTGCTAGAGGGTTAGCGCGCCTGGCTTACTGGTTCGACCAGAACGTCGTGGACTCTGTGGTGAATGCAGCAGCTGAGGAAACGGCAGAGACAGGTGGGGTTCTGCGGCACATTCAGACAGGAAAAGTACAGCAGTACGCAGCCGTAGTGATCGTTGCTTCTGCACTCTTGGGAATCATGCTCGTTGTGTTCTTGCGATAGGAGGTAGGTGAGCGTGGAAGCTCTCGATAGATGGCTAGTTACCTTAGCAGTATTTCTTCCAGCCGCAGGCGTTGTATTTTTACTTTTTATCCCCAAACAATATGATCTCCCGGCAAAAGTGACTGCTTTGATAGCCTCTGGATTAGCTCTGCTTGCAGGCATAGGAATCCTTTGGCGATTCGATTTCTCCCGATCGCACGAGGTACAGCTGGCGGTAAAAGCATCCTGGATTCCTCAGATAGATGTCAATTATCACGTTGGCGTTGACGGAATCAGTCTTCCATTACTTCTGCTCTCAGTATTCATCACATTCCTATGCGTTATATACACGTTTGACCACCTTCCCGAACCTGCCAATGCGAAAGCGTTTCTTTCGCTAGTACTGTTGTTAGAAACCGGGATGTCTGGAACATTTGTAGCGTTCGATCTTATTTTGTTTTTTATTTTTTGGGAGCTAGTACTTCTACCCATGTATTTCATAATCGGACTTTGGGGAGGCCCAAGGAAAGAGTATGCGGCGATCAAGTTCTTTCTTTACACGCTGTTTGGATCAGCTTTTATGCTTCTCGCGTTTCTGGCACTTTATTTCAAGGCCGGTACATTTGACATTTTGGAGCTTTCGACCGGTCTGGCCCAATTCTCAAAAGGGGCAGCACTTACTGTGTTCGCTGGCCTCTTCTTAGGCTTTGCAATAAAAGTGCCAATGTTTCCCTTTCATACATGGCTACCCGACGCTCACACCGAAGCTCCAACGGTTGGATCTGTACTGCTAGCAGCTGTATTGCTGAAGATGGGAACCTATGGCTTCGTAAGAATCGCACTTCCTGTCCTTCCCGATGCAGCTCGATCCTGGGCACCCGTTATTGGAATTCTTGGAGCGATCGGGATCGTTTACGCGGCGTTGTGTTGCATGGCTCAGTCAGACCTCAAGCGATTGGTAGCGTTTAGCTCAGTGGGACACATGGGATTCGTCATGCTTGGGATAGCCACCCTCACCCCGATCGGAATCAACGCCGCAATTTTCGGCATGCTGGCTCACGGAGTCATCACCGGGATGCTATTTTTTCTCGCTGGGTCGATACATGAGCGATACCACACGCGCGAGATCCCCGAACTGGGCGGTGGAATGTTAAAGAAAATACCGATCATCGCTTCACTGCTAGCGTTTACCTCTTTTGCCAGCTTGGGACTGCCAGGACTTGCTGGATTCTGGGGAGAGTTTCCGGCCTTATTAGCGAGCTACCAACCCGCACCTGGCCTTCCCGAGGCAACTTTTAGAGCTCTGATGGTCGCTGGAGGAGTTGGAACTGTTTTGGTAGCAGGGTATTTTTTGTGGATGCTTCAGCGGGTGAACTTGGGAGAGGTGCCGGCGCGCTGGGCTAGCCTACAAGCCCATGACATAAATCCCTACGAACTGCTCTCCTGGGTACCTCTTGTTGTACTCACCGTCGTTATGGGCATATACCCCAAGTTGGTATTTGGAATTACCAACGGAGCAGTGGAGTCC
The genomic region above belongs to Acidimicrobiia bacterium and contains:
- a CDS encoding NADH-quinone oxidoreductase subunit L, producing MIIAAEAATQLADVGLFKLAWIIVVVPFISWLLTLFFGKRSPMDGAIYGIIAVGFDLLLSVVIFVQNALGTPPYNQRINAMQLGRFEIEFGLHIDGLASMMLLVVTLISFLVHVYSLGYMKGEPRYTFYFATLSLFTGSMLILVTADNLLQLLVGWELVGLCSYLLIGHYWEKKENSNAAIKAFITTRVGDVGMIFGIVVLFSALGSFDIAKLNEAASSGAIARGALTVGAALLFCGAVGKSAQFPLHVWLPDAMAGPTPVSALIHAATMVVAGVYLVARTFGVFERAFHIGEAGPLNIVAIIGTITMLMAALLALVQDDIKRVLAYSTVSQLGYMIAALGVGAWTGAVFHLFTHAMFKALLFLGAGSVIHAVHSNNMSDMGGLRKYMPQTFYTFLIGSAALAGVPGLAGFFSKDEILHGALKNQYYLVFGVGLLTAGLTALYMTRCVYLTFFSEYRGHGHPHESPRVMTLPLITLAVLSISVGYLNFWGVKGFGTWITFEGHGEVAAFDPVALSMSVAAAAGGILIGLLIYHWKLGPRGAVERSTILRGLHRFLLNRYYIDELYIKVIVRPIQYSLSRAAYWINQNVIDAVVNSAGILTARGLARLAYWFDQNVVDSVVNAAAEETAETGGVLRHIQTGKVQQYAAVVIVASALLGIMLVVFLR
- a CDS encoding NADH-quinone oxidoreductase subunit NuoH; this encodes MQFLIEIVVKLLAIMVIVPGAGLVLGYTELKVMAHMQSRLGPMEAGRFHGWAQLIADGLKFLQKEDVVPEAADKRVFKIAPAVVLVSTFLLLVVIPFGPDRRLWIENLSIGLFYALAVGALGVLGVLMAGWASNNKYSLIGALRAAAQLIAYELPLVLSAVAVAIQAQSLSLVDIVNAQAAFKIAGLPVPYVVPQFLGFVIFVTASVAELSRTPFDMPIAESELVTGPYTEYTGFRFLFFFLAEYAGMFALSAIAATIYLGGYWVPGVPPQMATFIGPIALFVKTGIVAFIMMWIRSTFPRLREDQLQQLAWKYLIPLSLLNIFLVGTGVALVAAR
- a CDS encoding NADH-quinone oxidoreductase subunit NuoK — its product is MKVFALLAVSTALFSIGIYGVLVRRNAVLVLMSIELMLNAVAINFITFGSQLTGSGAVTAQTFVLFIIAIAAAEVGIGIALVIALYRAKANINIDEADALKW
- a CDS encoding NADH-quinone oxidoreductase chain 13 encodes the protein MSVEALDRWLVTLAVFLPAAGVVFLLFIPKQYDLPAKVTALIASGLALLAGIGILWRFDFSRSHEVQLAVKASWIPQIDVNYHVGVDGISLPLLLLSVFITFLCVIYTFDHLPEPANAKAFLSLVLLLETGMSGTFVAFDLILFFIFWELVLLPMYFIIGLWGGPRKEYAAIKFFLYTLFGSAFMLLAFLALYFKAGTFDILELSTGLAQFSKGAALTVFAGLFLGFAIKVPMFPFHTWLPDAHTEAPTVGSVLLAAVLLKMGTYGFVRIALPVLPDAARSWAPVIGILGAIGIVYAALCCMAQSDLKRLVAFSSVGHMGFVMLGIATLTPIGINAAIFGMLAHGVITGMLFFLAGSIHERYHTREIPELGGGMLKKIPIIASLLAFTSFASLGLPGLAGFWGEFPALLASYQPAPGLPEATFRALMVAGGVGTVLVAGYFLWMLQRVNLGEVPARWASLQAHDINPYELLSWVPLVVLTVVMGIYPKLVFGITNGAVESLARLFASG
- a CDS encoding NADH-quinone oxidoreductase subunit NuoD — its product is MTLNIGPQHPATHGVLRLVVTLDGEKVESCEPVLGYMHRGYEKLAEVRTYPQITTLVNRIDWVSGFANEIPLVLAAETLLGIDAPPRAQYIRTLLAEMQRIASHLVFFGAYPLEVGAITPMFHSFRERERVLDLIESVTGGRFHPNYNRVGGLKEDLPAGFKKATAEAMESVRKVASDLEDLLLGNDIFAERTKGVGVLPATLACELGVSGPNLRASGIAEDIRRSEPYLVYDELEFNVITQNEGDAYARTVVRLKELVESTYIVDQCLDSMPSGPIMAKVPRVIKIPEGEVYVRAENPRGEMGYYLVSRGGTRPYRLKIRSASFSNISCLPYLLKGVYVADIIAILGSLDFVLGDVDR
- a CDS encoding proton-conducting membrane transporter, with product MNGTNPFLVTTFIAVAAVMLWSAIGVVTVRNVVHAALYLVLTLGSTAVLYVILAAEFIAWVQVLVYVGAIVVLFLFGIMLTHAPIGKSQFLTNNKMVLYGILAAAIFGGVMLYTIGAAFGRSQLFTPVQQGAGIAQVGSDLMTTWVVPFEAVSMVLLAALIGALAVARKD
- a CDS encoding NADH-quinone oxidoreductase subunit I, which produces MSAPIVGLAKGMAVTLRTMLSRSVTVQYPHEKEAPHPRARGVIALKEENCTVCMLCARSCPDWCIYIEGHKVKAPPRRPGGRPRTINLLDRFDIDYALCMYCGICVEVCPFDALFWSPEYEYAETSIANLLHDKEKLGQWMETVPEPPALEEGASQR